CATTGTTCCATGGATTCTTCGAATACGATATAGAAAATGACAATATCACCCGAAAACTAGATCTGCCCATTCCGGAGGCTAACAAAGACTTAGCTCCCGGCGACCACCTCTTAAACTCAGGACATCATGGTATTGCCCTAAGCGGAGATGACAAAACGATTTGTGTCGCTGGTACCATGGACGGATACATCGCCCTGATAGATAGGGAAACTTTTGAATACCAGATCATTGAGCTTTCTGATGATCCGAAAGAAGCCAAGCCTTACTGGGCCACGTCAAGTGAAGATGGAACAAAAGCTTATGTATCCATCAGTGGGCTCGACAAAGTTTCAGTGGTTGATTATGCAACCAGAAAAGTAGTCGCTGAAGTACCCGTGGGGAATCACCCACAAAGGGTAAGAAATGGGCAGTTGCGATTGTTAGAATGAGTGGTCCTGATAAAATTCTACTTCTACTTATTGGGTTACTATCAGCTCACTTATCACTCTCTCAAAACCATGAGTCGATAAGAGCGAAACTTGAAACACTTGAGCTAGAAAGTCTTGCATTGAGAGGTAAGGTGATGCCCACCATAAGAGCATTTGGTGCTGAGTCATCTCAAATGGACTCACTGAATTCGCGTATACTGCGATTCGATTCCACCGCTCTTGTGTTCATCAAAGAGGTCATTGATACTCATGGATGGCTAGGTAAGAGCCAAATTGGAGCCGCTGCCAATCGCACATTGTTTCTGATAATCCAACATGCACCGGAGAACGACATAAGAAAAGCGTATTTCCCCCTTTTGGAAGCCTCCGTGAAACAAGGTGAGTCTGAGAAATCTGACATGGCAACCATGAATGATCGCATCCTGGTCCGGGATGGAAAACCTCAGATCTATGGTACGCAATCACACATGGTGGACGGAAAGCTTGAACCATTTCCTATTGAGGATGTAAAGAACGTCAACAAAAGACGAAGAAAAGTGGGATTAGGGAAAATGAAAAAGCTGTGAGATTATCAACTTGAAATTATTCATTTGTTCATCGGCCTTCATTTTGATCACCCTTCATAAGAAAACTTGGGGTCAATATAGTTGGTGACTTAGATGAGTTCCCTATACTCGGATTTGACAAATACAGAAATACCCAGGATTGGCAGAAATTAGACTGGAAATAACATGCTTTACTTTTTTCTCAATCAAAACCATGAGGCTTAGAACAAAATAGTATTGACTGACAATGAAAAATACTTCGATTTATCTCCTATCGCTCTTTGCGTGGCTATCCGCAGGTTTGAAACAACCAATTCAGGAGCCTATTTACGAAAATTTAATTCAACGCCCTTTCTCACATCCTGAACTGGAAGACGAACTTTCAATTTCAATCATCGGTCAATCAATCGTCGACGGTACCGCAATTTTTACCATAAATACCCACGATGGACGAAGGATACACCATGAGGAATTTCCGGCCAGATTCCTCGTTGGATATGGACTAATTGGAGAAGAAGCTACAGTTGAAAATATGGAGAAATACATCAAAAAGCATGTTGATGAATTCTTTGTGGATGACCAATTCTCAAATCCGGCCATTGCAGCTGATGAAGAAAGGGATGAAGATTATTCTGATCCAGAGGCCTGGAAGGACATTAAATCCGATCAAACCGCAATTGGTTTCTATTACCGCGTTGGAGAAGAAGGTGGATGCCAAATTGCCTATTCAAAAAAGCAACGTAAAACGCTCAATTACTTTTGTTGCTGTTGAGCAAGCTTATTGAAAAAAAATGGTTTGATTTAGGAATGGCGACGTATAGGACTGATTAGCGTGATTGTTCTGTCCTAAAAAGCTAAATGGCAATGAAATGATTGATAAAAATTTAGGAATCCACCGTACGAAGCAATTCATGGCAAAGCCCTTCAAGTACAATTGTTTGTGGATAATATTCCTCCTCTCATCTTTCGCGTGTCAGACTGACCATAATAGTGTCGACGAATTAGATGGAGCAACTAACGATGTGAAAAGTTCATTGCAACAACACACCGTGCTTTCAGATGGCCACCTGATGAATGTCTGGGAGAAAAAGGCTGAAAATACCAAAGGTGCGATCCTTTTCATTCATGGAAGGACCTGGAGTAGCTTACCCAATTTTGATTTACAAGTAGCTGATGAAGAGTTGTCTTTGATGGATGGCATGGTTGCGCAGGGTTATACTGCTTATGCACTGGATCTGCGTGGTTATGGGGCAACACCAAGGGATAGCACGGAATGGCTGTCACCCAACAAAGCTGCTAGCGATATTCTCAATGTTTTGAATTGGATTTCTTCCCAAAACCAGGGAATAAAAGTCCACCTGTTTGGTTATTCGATGGGATCAACCTCCAGCTTGCTAGCAGCTCAAAAAAGCCCTGAAGACATAGCGAGCCTGACCGTATTTGGGTATTGGCAAGACCTGGATACACAAATCCCTGAGAATCCCGATGAGCAATTGCAGAAAATCGTCAACACTGCTGAAGCTGCTGCCAGCGATTTCATTACTCCGGGTAGTATCAGTCAGGTAGCGATAGACGCCTATGTAAAGTCAGCACTCGCTGATGACCCAATAAAAGTGGATTGGAGGTATGTCCACCAATTTAATGACATCAACCCGTCCTCCATTAGCACGCCAGTCCTTGTGCTGCAAGGTGCCTTAGATCCGATTGCCCCTACAGACAGGCAAGCTAAGCTATTCACCAGATTAAAGACTTTTGACAAAAGTTGGGTCGTCATATCCGGCGGAGATCATGCCGCCTTTTTGGAAGCATCCAGAAAAGATTTGATCCATTCACTGACAGCCTTTATTGATCGGTTCAATGAATACTAGTCTGTATTTCAATCGAGGCTATTATATAGAAGTGGCCTGGCTACGCTATTTTTAAGGTACAAGCACTGGCTGGCTCCCGCGATCCTATTGTTTGAACCAAAATGATAACCATGACAATGAAAATTCTAAAACTCCTGCTATTCCTTTTACCTGTTGTCTTATTTGGGCAAGGGCCAATTGCCAATGAAATTGGTCAATTACTTCAATCCGGAGAAGTCGATAAAGCAAAAGAAAGAGTTGAATTCTATCTGAAACAAAATTCCAAGGAAGTTGATGCCATCATGATGAAGGGAAATGTTGTTCTAAATCAAGAATGTTGTGATAGACCCATAATCGTTGAAGCAAATACCGATGAATCCATATATGACACCACTATCGGTTTCGTGGGCGACGGGGGTCCGATGGTGGTATCAGAAGAAACAGGAACAAAAGTGGCTAACCTTTGGAAAAAAGCAGTGAGTCATGACCTAAGCAGGACAGACATTCATTTTGGCATTTGCCAGATCTATTCTATTTCCATGATGACCGATGAACTCATTGATTATTTGCCAACCTTAAAGCAGCATATCAAAAATGATGATCGACTGCATTACTCCATGTGCGACTATGCACGTAACCTGAAAGATAGAGGTGATTTTGAAGCGGCAATAAGGGTCTACAAATTTGTCACAACCTTATTTCCGGAAGAAACAGGTCTTTACAGCGATATCGCCGCCGAATATTTCTTCCATGGAGATATCGAACTGGCCAAAGAGAACATTGATGTGGCCTTGAAAGATGAAAACATTGATCAAATGTCATTGGGCAATGCCTACTTTTTCTACGCCCTAATGGGAGAGAATGAAAAGGCATTGGCTTGTTTGAAAAGACAATCCAAGTTCACAAATATCGATGAATCACTATTTTACGAAGCACTCCTTAATTATTCCAGAGGGCTATCGTGGGAACCTCAAATGAAGCAGTTTCTGGCCATTGCTAAAAGTCAAAGTTGGAAAGAGGTCGCCGACTTTATGTTAAGTGATGCCTATGACGAAAGTTTTGAGTCGTACTTAAAACTCAACGAAATGACAATAGATGATGGGTCGAAAATCTTGATTCATAAAGCCTTCAAGACTAAAACGCCGGACAAACTTGCCCCCTTCTTCAATTACGCAGAAGTCCTCACGTTCAATCAAATATTTGACGATGCCATTGAAGCCTATGAGCAAATTGAGAATTCTGAATTAATTAGTGATCAGGAAGACCTTGAAAATGTTGCCTACAATCATGCCTGGTCGCTTTGGAAGTCCGGAAGAAAAGAACAATCGTTAGTACAATGGAAAAAACTCGATGAGTCTGAGAATTTCCTTTACCAAAGTGCCAGCGCATATTTTCAGGGTAAATTCTACTATGACCAGGACGATAAGGTGAAAGCCAAGGAGTGCTTTGGACGAGTTCAGGAAACCGCCAACCAATCGAAATATGCAACAATGGCCTGGAACTACTACAATAGCATTGATTGACGTTGATATCTAGAATGCAATTTCGGTTGGAGTATTTGAGATGACTTAAAAACAAGACAATTATGAAGGTCCTTTATTACTTTTTTATGGTGCTGTTATTTATGGTGTCCTGTAGCGATGCCACAGAGAACAAGGATATTTCAACAGAGTTTTCGGAACTTTCAGAGCGTTTAAACCCAACACAGGTATTTGAGATTAATCCAGAAAAAGACACCACAATCATTGGAACGAAAGGAACACGTGTATTTATTCCGGCCAAGTCATTGGTTTCAGATAGTGGAGAACTCGGAAGTCCATCGGTTAATGTCACGTTGAAAGAATTTTACACTTTTTCGGAAATGATCCTTAATGGATTATCGACTACCTCCAACGGGGAGCTGCTCAAAACTTCCGGGATGATCAAAATCGAAGCTTCTAGTCGTGGCAAAATGCTGGACTTAAAAAAGGGTTCCTCCATCAAAATTCAATTCAAAAACACGGCTTCTGCCCCCTTTATGCGAACCTATCTTGGACAAAGAGACTCTACAGGCATGAACTGGCAGCTAGACGAAGACAATATTGACGATACCATAAAATATAATCAACAAATAGAATGGATCATAGGGTTGGATTATGGTGCGGATACGGTGCTTTCAGGAACAGCGACTTATGGGGTCGTTGGTAATGATACACTAGAATTATTCAGAACAGAATGGGAAATGGATTCTGCAGGATTTATCCGTGAGCCGCTCTTTTATGAAATTCATTCAACAAAATTGAACTGGATTAATTGTGATCATTTTCTTGGTTCCAAAGATCTTATCGCAGTGAAAGCTAACAAACATAGCAAGGTAAAAACATTGAATTATCTGGTTTTTCATGATCTCCATGCAATCATGAGTTCCTGGGAGACCATGGGTAAAGATGCCGTTTTTATAAACATCCCTCGTAATTCAAAGGTAAGTGCCATTGGAATCGCTAAGGAGGGTTCCAATTACTATCTGGCGGCTAAGAAGCTAATATTAAAGGAGGGAAATCAACGAATTAAGCTTAAGTATAAAAAATCCAGCCTTGAAAAAATAGTCTCCAAGTTAGAAGAGCTGGAATGAGTCATTTGAATCATTGTATGAAAGGTTAATTCAGAAGTAAAGCAATTGCTGGAATTAAATTGATAGCCGTGTATTTCTTTATCACATGAGTAGCATTCGATTAACAGAAAAAGAGCAATGGAACTTTAAAGTTGATAAAGCTGAACTGCTGTCAGGTATTGACAAACTAACCGGAAGTACTATATGGCACAATGCTAAGCGAAAAGAAAAAATTAACCTTTATGTGGGAGAGCTAACTGACGATGGGTTTTACATCCGTGAGAATCCAAATATTGCACGGAAGACCTCAATTAGTGGCCGTATTAATCGAACGAGGTTTTCAGGAAAATTAGAGAGTGACTCGGGTGGGACTACTGTTGAGGTTACTGCAAACCGGGAAGACCTATATGTCTTCGGCCCTGTCGTCAGCCCAATATTCATTGGAATCATAATTATCTTAAGTCTGAAGGATTATCTCCTTTACCAATTGACTGTTGGGTTGATCACCCTTGTATTAGAACTGTTGATCATTAGAGGAATAAACGCTGAAATAAGGGAAGGAATGGCGAAACTAAAAAAGAAGCTAGGTGAAATTGAAAAGGCACACAGTAACGACTGGTAAGACGGAATTTCTCTTATGACTTTTGAGATTATTGTAGGTAAAACATTAAAATCTGATACTTTAGAACGAACAACCAACTAAACAGATGACCATGAAAACAACGCTGACTTTCTTATTTGTTCTAACACTCACCTCAATATTCGGACAAGCCACGATTGAATGGTCTCCGGAATACAGGCTGCAGCTCAAGGACTTTCAATCTCCCCAAACAGAAATCAACCCTGAGCTGAATTCATACGCTATTTTTTCTGGGAACAACATGGAATTCAGCTATCAAATGACAAATGCGCAATTCATGTTCACCAAAAACTTCAATTCAAAGGTGTCGACCGTATTCAACAGAAATGCTGCCGTAATCACAGCACCGGACTCTGCAATGGCACAAAAGCTTGTCAAATTCGGACAGTACAGTTTTGATTTGACTGAACTCTATTCTCGGAAATTCCGAAAGAAGATGTATGAAAACAAAGGTGTATTCTCGGATGCCAGTTTTTTTAAGCCGATTCATGAGGAACTTCAGGAACAAATGAATGCCGAATTAGCACGGGTGATGAAGGCAATTGACCTGGGACAAAAATCCGAGCTATTAAATGAGGAACATCAAAAAGTATTGCGCCAGATTGAGGAGATGTCCGACTTCTGCAAGGAGTGTAAGCCCCCCAAAAAGAAAAAGAAACGCTCGCAATCTTTGTACGCTTGATCTTCACATCAGCTGTAACCAGGATTCATAATAGGTTTAGCAACAGAATGATATTCCAGCGATTGTATTACCTTAATCGCAGCATGCATCGTTTCAAATATTTATTTGTTTTTGGTTTTCTGAGCTTGTTAGGATCATTAGCAACTGCTCAGACGGAGATTTCCGTTCAAGACTGGAAAGAATGTGAGAGTTCCGGTCTTTTTACTAAAAAGGTAAGGTCTCTAGGCATTCCTTGTGAATTGCTGAAAAAATCAGCATTTCCTATTGACGTAGATACGCGAAACGCCGGTAAACAATTACAGCTCAAATACCTTGGATGTGGTGGTTTCTATATTGGAGACGAAATCAGAGGGGTGTTGATCGATCCATTTTTCTCGCAATACTCGATCTGGGAGGTTGCTACAAAACAGATTGAACCCATTGATGCGGATATAGAGAAAGGCTTAATGTCCATCAGGCAAGACCTGCACGATAAGACAGAAGCGATCATCACTGCTCATGCACATTACGATCACTTAATGGACGCTCCAACCATCCTAAAAAGATACCTGGATTCAAGCCGATCAAGACAACCGTTCATCTATACTTCAGAAACCGGAGCAAAGATATTAAGCACACAATTAGACAGTTCCTCGATAAAATCAATTCCCAAACCTACCGGAAATGGACAAATCATGGATACCCTGTATTTGAATGACAAAAGCATCAGGGTCATCCCCGTAAGCACGAATCATGCCCCTCATGCAGTAGGGATCACTTTAGCCGCGAGCCAATTGAAACCTAAACATTTGAGGAAATTTAGCGGCAACGATAAATCAAGGTTTTGGTGGTGGAAAGAGGGCAGTAATTACGCCTTTATCATCGACTTTCTTGACCAAAATCAAGCGATCGAATTTCGCATATATCACCAATCTTCTGCTTCCGCTGGAAAAGGAGGACACCTTCCTGAAGAGGCACTAGACACTGAAGCGGAACAAATAGACCTGCTCATACTCGGAGCAGCCTCTTACGACAAGGTCAAAAACTATCCTGATTCGCTTTATAAAAACCTCAACTCCCCGAAAAGATTGGTTCTCTGCCATTGGGAAGATTTTTTCCAGCCATATGGGTCCGAAGCTAAAATGGTAACATTAACACCCGTCGACAAATTGATCTGCCATATCCATGAAAATTTATTAAAATGGAAAAAAAACGAAGCTCAACAACTTTTTGTGCCTGAACCTGGGGTCGAATTCCAAATAATGTACTGATATTTAAAGTGGGGTGTTCGCAATCAAGGGTCGTTACGATGCTTGGTCAGAGGATATTTTGTCAGTATTGAGGTTTATGTAACCAAAAAGCCTAACTAAATGGGAAAAATTTGGGATTGGATAAATTCTGCCTATTCCGGGTTGAAGAATCATGAAAAGGTGATCGCTTTAGTCCTGATCTTCACCACATTTCTGATTATCTTCTTTCTTGGAGAATTTGATATAGACGGAACTAAAGTTAGTTACAAAAGGACATCATCAAAGGTGAAGCGTCTAAACGATTCTATCAAAACGCTCAACGACTCTCTTGTTAGTTTAAATGGTTTGTATGACCACATAAAAACTGAGCCTAAAGGAGGAGAAGAACCGAGTGTTGCGACTCCCCAAAAAAGTAACGACTCACAAGAAACTCAGGCATTGAGCAATCAAATAGCGAAGCTCAATAATGAAATAAAAGAAGTCACTTCGGACAGGGACGCGCTAAAAGAGAAGTATCTGAAATTATATTGTTCACAATATACCCTACGGGTTTATGGTCCCGGTCAGCTGGAAGGGGAATTAACACCCTGCATTAATAAACTTAAAGCAATGGGTTTCGACGCGGAATATGTTAAGCTTTCAAATGCTAGGACAAGTTTCAAATATTATGAAAATGAGGCCACGGAAGCCACGGAAATAATATTGAACGTGTTCAACACATGTAAATCTGACTTGTCCCTCTCTCCGGAACTAGATTCGGACAGTAAAGCAGCCAAATCAATCCAAATTAATCTCAAATGAACCGCATCCTAATTCTTCTGGTCCTTTTGACTTCCTGCAACGTGAACAAGATGGTTGATCAGGGCAAATTTCGAGTGATCCCTATTCAAATGAGCCGTATTACGTTCATTGAACATTATAAGCAGTCATTTGGGTTTTCTGAAGACCCTCAATCCACTGACCCGGAGCGGGTGAAAGAACTTGTTGGAAAATTGATCGGTGAAAGCAACATCAAAACACTGGAAGGTGACCAAGTCAAATTCATCAATGAAGATGGTGTTAATGGGGAAGTATCAGTGGAAGGAATAGTGACAGCACAAATCGGACTATACGCTGACCTGAAAAATTTCTACGTCGACGGCACGGGGGTATTCAACGTGATTTGGAAACCAGAACCTAATGCAGAAAGCGTCATCTTATTTCGTGCCGATTTCTATTTTTTGCCTAATAAGATTGCACTATCCGAACTAAAAAAGGGAATGGTAAAGGTTGATTTTCGAAAGTACCTGATCAATCAGTATGCTCCGATTGCGGATGAGCTTAGCTATGATTATGATGAACCCATCTCGGTTGACTTGTATTTTAAGAAACTGGAAAATATGGAAGTATATCATCTGGATTACGAAAGAACTGCAGGTCATCCGGTTTACATAAGAAATGAAGCCATAGGCCAGATTACTTTCGATAAGCCATCTATTGGCTGGGATGAGTACATAACAAGCCGATACATCGATTTAAGGGGATTAAATTCCATAAGGGATGACTATGATCAATAGCCTTGGGTTCGTTTAAATTACTCCTTTTCAATGTCACCCAATAACGTGACCTATCCTTGAAAAAAGAGAATCACTTTTCCCAAAAAATGGCAGTTAAAAGCGAGGAAGAGCTCAGAACAATCATCGTAAGTGAGGATCATGTTCTATTGGCAAAACATGCCGCCAAATGGGAATTGGAACAAAGGAGCATTATCGTGAATACCCACCTCCCTGATGAAGAAAAAGCAATAGAACATGCAAATGCCTATCAGGAACAAATCCTTCAAGACAAAATTGCAAGTAATCGGTCACGAAAATACCATGCTGATCGATTGCTTTGGGGATCGATTACGGTGGTCTTAATGGCAATCTTCTTATTGATCAATAGCTTTATAAAAGGTAGCTGGCTAGAGGAAATATTCTACTTTCTGTTCTTAATTGTTATTGGACTATTGGGAACTCTATATGCCTTTAGTGTAATAAACCGAAGGCTTTACAACCGTATCATAGTCTTCCTTAAAGGAAAGAAAAAGGGTTAGTTTACTGAATACAAGTTCCAGAAAGTCCCATCAATCCACTATCTTCCTATCAAAACCCTTTGGCCATGCTCTGCGAACACCTGGAAAACTTCGAAAGAAAAAAGCCTCGAATTTATCAATGTGATGAATGCGTGAAAACCGGTGACACCTGGGTGCACTTACGCACCTGTCAGGAATGTGGGACCACCCTTTGTTGTGATTCCTCGCCCAACAAGCATGCGACTGCCCATTTCAAATCACACGGACATCCGGTGGTAGTCTCCGCAGAACCTGGAGAATCCTGGGCCTGGTGTTACGAGCATGAGATGATCAAAAAGCAGCGGGTGTAAGGTGTCTTTTGTCAAACCTCATCTAATCCTTAAACCCCGCTCCATATTCCTCATGTCGTGAAACAAAATGCAGGTTGGCTTTCACAAAATCAAGCGGATTTCCGACATCAAATCTTGTTCCCTGAAATTTAACGGCGTAGGATTCTTGTGTTTCCAGTAGTTGATGCATCGCATCCGTCAACTGGATCTCATTGCCGTAACCAACTGTTGTGTTTTCCAGACAATGAAAGATCTCCGGTGTAAATACATACCTTGCAGCAATGGCCAAACGAGAAGGTGCCGCTTTAACAGAAGGTTTTTCTACCCATTGATTCACCCGATAGGTTCCTTCATCTATAAGAGTGCCGTCCATGATCCCATAGCGACTGACTTTTTCCAAAGGAACCTCCTGAACAGCCACTACCGATGATTGCTGTTGGTCAAACACATCGATCAGCTGGCCAAGCACAGGTCGATCAGTCGCTGACTGACAAATGGCATCCCCCAAAAGCACTGCAAACGGATCATTTCCGGCAAATTCCTTTCCGCAATAAACCGCATCGCCCAGTCCCTTGAGCTCTTCTTGTTCAACGAATGTGATCTCACAATCGCCGGCGAGCCCTCTCAGCTTC
This genomic stretch from Cytophagales bacterium harbors:
- a CDS encoding DUF6624 domain-containing protein, translating into MPTIRAFGAESSQMDSLNSRILRFDSTALVFIKEVIDTHGWLGKSQIGAAANRTLFLIIQHAPENDIRKAYFPLLEASVKQGESEKSDMATMNDRILVRDGKPQIYGTQSHMVDGKLEPFPIEDVKNVNKRRRKVGLGKMKKL
- a CDS encoding alpha/beta fold hydrolase, with the protein product MIDKNLGIHRTKQFMAKPFKYNCLWIIFLLSSFACQTDHNSVDELDGATNDVKSSLQQHTVLSDGHLMNVWEKKAENTKGAILFIHGRTWSSLPNFDLQVADEELSLMDGMVAQGYTAYALDLRGYGATPRDSTEWLSPNKAASDILNVLNWISSQNQGIKVHLFGYSMGSTSSLLAAQKSPEDIASLTVFGYWQDLDTQIPENPDEQLQKIVNTAEAAASDFITPGSISQVAIDAYVKSALADDPIKVDWRYVHQFNDINPSSISTPVLVLQGALDPIAPTDRQAKLFTRLKTFDKSWVVISGGDHAAFLEASRKDLIHSLTAFIDRFNEY
- a CDS encoding UBP-type zinc finger domain-containing protein, whose product is MLCEHLENFERKKPRIYQCDECVKTGDTWVHLRTCQECGTTLCCDSSPNKHATAHFKSHGHPVVVSAEPGESWAWCYEHEMIKKQRV
- the galU gene encoding UTP--glucose-1-phosphate uridylyltransferase GalU; this encodes MKVKKAIIPAAGLGTRMLPATKSVPKEMLTIVDRPVIQYIVEEAIASGISEILMAISKGKKAIQDHFASDFPNAPYYEQKGKHEVLEKLRGLAGDCEITFVEQEELKGLGDAVYCGKEFAGNDPFAVLLGDAICQSATDRPVLGQLIDVFDQQQSSVVAVQEVPLEKVSRYGIMDGTLIDEGTYRVNQWVEKPSVKAAPSRLAIAARYVFTPEIFHCLENTTVGYGNEIQLTDAMHQLLETQESYAVKFQGTRFDVGNPLDFVKANLHFVSRHEEYGAGFKD